In Holophagales bacterium, one DNA window encodes the following:
- a CDS encoding metal-dependent hydrolase, whose protein sequence is MNPITHLLASWSLAEASALDERDRAVVAWVGAAPDLDGLGALGDTACHLLGWADPAYYGRFHHVVLHGLPAALLFPVLGLAFARRRVRAFLWSLAVVHLHLVADLLGSRGPTADDIWPIHYLGLFSEAVTVSWSGQWALNAWPNLALTFGLLVLAFVRATTVAHSPVSLFSDRAHRAFVAAVRGRWRQIQRRV, encoded by the coding sequence GTGAATCCCATCACCCACCTCCTCGCGTCCTGGTCACTCGCCGAAGCCTCGGCTCTCGACGAGCGAGACCGCGCCGTGGTCGCGTGGGTCGGTGCGGCTCCCGACCTCGACGGGCTCGGAGCGCTCGGCGACACGGCTTGTCACCTTCTTGGATGGGCCGATCCCGCGTACTACGGCCGCTTTCACCACGTCGTGCTTCACGGTCTGCCTGCGGCGCTCCTGTTCCCCGTCCTCGGCCTCGCCTTCGCGCGGCGTCGCGTGCGCGCCTTCCTCTGGAGCCTTGCAGTAGTTCACCTGCATCTGGTTGCCGATCTCCTCGGCTCGCGCGGGCCGACAGCCGACGACATCTGGCCGATCCACTACCTCGGACTCTTCTCCGAGGCAGTCACCGTTTCGTGGTCCGGACAATGGGCCCTCAATGCGTGGCCGAATCTCGCCCTCACCTTCGGTCTTCTCGTCTTGGCCTTCGTGCGAGCGACAACGGTCGCACACTCGCCGGTCAGCCTCTTCAGTGACCGGGCGCACAGAGCCTTCGTCGCGGCCGTTCGTGGGCGGTGGCGGCAGATCCAGCGTCGGGTCTAG
- a CDS encoding prolyl oligopeptidase family serine peptidase has translation MDMEDLPLSAGAESRGDGGGWLGWEWWQSPSRGVACARDSRPRRCGWRIEEAAASFLSQCSALPLAPEACSQVNSSGRLARTSLTFLLHAEDDPVDPVENLLVYDAALRKAGVPAEMHVFVNGGHAFGLRATDAPITHWTGLVERWLESAGVLSK, from the coding sequence ATGGACATGGAAGACCTCCCGTTGTCGGCTGGCGCCGAGTCTAGGGGGGACGGGGGAGGATGGCTAGGGTGGGAGTGGTGGCAATCTCCGAGTCGGGGTGTCGCGTGTGCGAGGGATAGCCGACCGCGACGATGCGGGTGGCGAATTGAGGAAGCTGCTGCTTCATTCTTGTCGCAGTGCTCGGCCTTGCCGCTGGCACCGGAAGCCTGCTCGCAAGTGAATTCGTCCGGCAGACTCGCGCGAACCTCCCTCACCTTCCTCCTGCACGCCGAAGACGATCCCGTCGACCCGGTTGAGAACTTGCTCGTCTACGATGCGGCGCTCCGCAAGGCCGGCGTTCCCGCGGAGATGCACGTCTTCGTCAATGGTGGACACGCCTTCGGCCTGCGAGCGACCGATGCGCCGATCACGCACTGGACGGGGCTCGTGGAACGGTGGCTCGAGAGCGCGGGCGTATTGTCGAAGTAG
- a CDS encoding cysteine synthase family protein, with amino-acid sequence MSPRRVFDKLSDAVGGTPLVRLRRAVPGFAGEVFAKCEFMNPMGSVKDRIARFMIEQALADGRLQPGGTVVEASSGNTAMGLAMMAVEHGLRCVMVVRRQTSREKLDSLRAMGVELVLVDGNLPPEHPESYNRKARELAATIPGAFFPDQHNDRTNNEAHYRSTGPEIWEQMEGRLDYFVAGIGTGGTVSGVARYLKERDPKVRVVAVDIAGSVFTEFFRTGRTGRPHRYLVEGLGDEEVIGCPEFERLDDMLQATDREALLAARDLARLEGLFCGGSSGAALWGVRQVAARLESPARIATLFCDSGTRYLSTLYSDDWMRRHGLLDAEPAAVAS; translated from the coding sequence ATGAGTCCGCGACGCGTTTTCGACAAGCTCTCCGACGCGGTGGGCGGTACGCCGCTCGTGCGTCTGCGCCGGGCGGTGCCCGGCTTCGCCGGCGAGGTCTTCGCCAAGTGCGAGTTCATGAACCCGATGGGCAGCGTCAAGGACCGGATCGCGCGGTTCATGATCGAACAGGCGCTCGCCGACGGGCGGCTGCAGCCTGGCGGCACGGTGGTCGAGGCCTCGTCGGGCAACACCGCGATGGGTCTGGCGATGATGGCGGTCGAGCACGGTCTGCGCTGCGTCATGGTGGTGCGGCGCCAGACGAGCCGCGAGAAGCTCGACTCGCTCCGCGCCATGGGTGTCGAGCTGGTGCTGGTCGACGGGAACCTGCCGCCCGAGCACCCGGAGAGCTACAACCGCAAGGCGCGCGAGCTCGCGGCGACGATCCCCGGGGCCTTCTTCCCCGACCAGCACAACGACCGCACCAACAACGAAGCGCACTATCGCTCGACCGGCCCGGAGATCTGGGAGCAGATGGAGGGACGGCTCGACTACTTCGTGGCCGGGATCGGCACCGGCGGCACCGTCTCGGGCGTCGCCCGCTACCTCAAGGAACGCGACCCGAAGGTCCGCGTCGTGGCGGTCGACATCGCCGGCTCGGTCTTCACCGAGTTCTTCAGGACCGGCCGCACCGGCCGCCCGCACCGCTACCTCGTCGAGGGTCTGGGGGACGAGGAGGTCATCGGCTGCCCGGAGTTCGAGCGACTCGACGACATGCTGCAAGCCACCGACCGCGAGGCGCTGCTGGCGGCACGCGATCTCGCCCGGCTCGAAGGGCTCTTCTGCGGCGGCTCGTCGGGCGCCGCGCTCTGGGGTGTGCGGCAGGTTGCCGCCCGGCTCGAGTCGCCGGCGCGCATCGCCACCCTCTTCTGCGACTCCGGCACGCGCTACCTCAGCACGCTCTACAGCGACGACTGGATGCGGCGCCACGGCCTGCTCGACGCCGAGCCCGCCGCGGTCGCGAGTTGA
- the amrB gene encoding AmmeMemoRadiSam system protein B, translating to MSHRRVRALAVSALLGLGAITLAPAASAPEPAAPGERPPAVAGKFYPADPTRLRAAVEAYLADALPPPAGAPVRPLALLAPHAGLLFSGPIAADAYRQATGFEVEVVVVLGTNHTVPAFPGVSVQQATAYRTPLGRIEADTALARQLLALGGEDGLVRFDPAAHTSEHSEEVQLPFVQVVFPHARVVTAVVGSSDAHRAARFGELLARALAGRRALVVASSDLSHYPAADAAVEADTRALAAIATLDPAEASRELARIERSGGPALVTAACGQGAILAAMAAARGMGATRGRVVSYANSGDTVAGERDRVVGYGAVVFDAGPPLPRENEAKPAASVTTTAPAKSEAELSPADRQTLLALARRTVERWFATGTLPLPRPEGAVLRRNQGAFVTWKQHGELRGCIGHMAEDTPLALTVARMAISAALEDHRFPPVRPDELAGLELEISVLSPFTPIPGPGAIVVGRDGVMLDLDGHRAVFLPQVAPEQGWERDEMLGHLCAKAGLASNCWRQGAKLSTFRAEVFGEKGPG from the coding sequence ATGAGCCACCGTCGCGTGCGCGCCCTCGCCGTGTCTGCACTCCTGGGGCTCGGCGCGATCACGCTCGCGCCTGCGGCGAGCGCGCCGGAGCCCGCGGCGCCGGGTGAGCGCCCGCCGGCGGTGGCGGGGAAGTTCTACCCCGCCGACCCGACCCGCCTCCGCGCCGCCGTCGAGGCGTATCTCGCCGACGCCTTGCCGCCGCCGGCCGGAGCGCCGGTGCGACCGCTCGCCCTCCTCGCGCCGCACGCCGGGCTCCTCTTCTCCGGCCCGATCGCCGCCGATGCCTACCGCCAGGCGACGGGCTTCGAGGTCGAGGTCGTCGTCGTCCTCGGCACGAACCACACGGTCCCCGCGTTCCCCGGCGTCTCGGTGCAGCAGGCGACGGCCTACCGCACGCCGCTCGGACGGATCGAGGCCGACACCGCGCTGGCGCGGCAACTGCTCGCCCTCGGCGGCGAGGACGGTCTCGTGCGCTTCGACCCGGCCGCGCACACGAGCGAGCACTCCGAAGAGGTGCAACTGCCGTTCGTGCAGGTGGTCTTCCCCCACGCTCGCGTCGTCACCGCGGTGGTCGGCAGCTCGGACGCGCATCGCGCGGCGCGCTTCGGCGAGCTCCTTGCCCGCGCTCTCGCCGGACGGCGTGCGCTCGTCGTCGCCTCCTCGGATCTCTCGCACTATCCCGCCGCCGACGCGGCGGTCGAGGCCGATACCCGCGCGCTGGCGGCGATCGCCACGCTCGACCCGGCCGAGGCCTCGCGCGAGCTCGCGCGCATCGAGCGCAGCGGGGGGCCGGCCCTCGTCACCGCCGCCTGCGGTCAGGGGGCGATCCTCGCAGCGATGGCGGCGGCGCGCGGGATGGGGGCGACGCGCGGCCGGGTGGTGAGCTACGCAAACTCGGGCGACACGGTGGCCGGCGAGCGCGACCGCGTCGTCGGCTACGGCGCGGTGGTGTTCGACGCCGGTCCGCCGCTGCCGAGGGAGAACGAAGCGAAGCCGGCCGCAAGCGTGACGACGACCGCACCAGCCAAGTCGGAGGCTGAGCTCTCTCCCGCCGATCGCCAGACCCTGCTCGCACTCGCGCGCCGCACGGTCGAGCGCTGGTTTGCGACCGGGACGCTGCCCCTGCCGCGCCCGGAGGGCGCGGTCTTACGTCGCAATCAGGGTGCGTTCGTGACCTGGAAACAGCACGGCGAGCTGCGTGGCTGCATCGGCCACATGGCCGAGGACACGCCGCTCGCCCTGACCGTGGCGCGGATGGCGATCTCCGCTGCGCTCGAGGATCACCGCTTCCCGCCGGTTCGACCGGACGAGCTCGCCGGGCTCGAGCTCGAGATCTCGGTGCTCTCGCCGTTCACGCCGATCCCCGGCCCGGGAGCGATCGTCGTCGGCCGCGACGGCGTGATGCTCGACCTGGACGGGCATCGCGCGGTCTTCCTGCCGCAGGTCGCCCCGGAGCAGGGGTGGGAGCGCGACGAGATGCTCGGCCACCTCTGCGCGAAGGCGGGTCTGGCGAGCAACTGCTGGCGCCAGGGCGCCAAGCTCTCGACCTTCCGCGCGGAGGTCTTCGGCGAGAAGGGGCCGGGCTGA
- a CDS encoding pirin family protein, with protein MSIRPVKRLVQATPTREGAGVHLRRAFGFGDTAETDPFLLFDDFRNDDPERYRAGFPWHPHRGIETITYVLAGTVEHGDSLGNRGAIGAGDVQWMTAGSGIVHQEMPQGDPVGRMHGFQLWANLPSALKMTTPRYQDVAAGDIPEVVDDDGTTARILCGSFWGKTGPVDGIAADPRYLDIFVPPGRTKRLAVDVGLHAFAYVFAGSGSFRDASPPRPVRTEAVGEPVAGEGRALADEADNRSLVIFDRGDEVVVRAGEEGIRFLLVSGKPIEEPVAWYGPIVMNTRAELETAFAELQAGTFLKRG; from the coding sequence ATGTCCATTCGACCGGTCAAGCGGTTGGTTCAAGCGACTCCGACGCGGGAGGGGGCTGGGGTGCACCTGCGGCGGGCGTTCGGGTTCGGGGATACGGCGGAGACGGATCCGTTCCTGCTCTTCGACGACTTCCGCAACGACGATCCGGAGCGCTATCGCGCCGGCTTTCCGTGGCATCCGCATCGCGGGATCGAGACCATCACCTACGTGCTCGCCGGCACCGTCGAGCACGGCGACAGCCTCGGCAACCGCGGGGCGATCGGCGCGGGCGACGTGCAGTGGATGACCGCCGGGAGCGGCATCGTGCACCAGGAGATGCCGCAGGGCGACCCGGTCGGACGGATGCACGGCTTCCAGCTCTGGGCGAACCTGCCGTCGGCGCTCAAGATGACGACGCCGCGCTACCAGGACGTCGCCGCCGGCGACATCCCCGAAGTCGTCGACGACGACGGCACGACGGCGCGCATCCTCTGCGGCTCCTTCTGGGGCAAGACCGGACCGGTCGACGGCATCGCCGCCGATCCGCGCTATCTCGACATCTTCGTGCCGCCGGGGCGGACGAAGCGGCTGGCGGTCGACGTCGGTCTGCACGCCTTCGCCTACGTCTTCGCCGGCTCCGGCAGCTTCCGCGACGCCTCGCCGCCGCGCCCGGTGCGCACGGAGGCCGTCGGTGAGCCCGTCGCCGGCGAAGGGCGCGCGCTCGCCGACGAGGCCGACAACCGCAGCCTGGTAATCTTCGACCGCGGCGACGAGGTCGTCGTGCGGGCAGGCGAGGAAGGGATTCGCTTCCTGCTCGTCTCCGGCAAGCCGATCGAGGAGCCGGTCGCCTGGTACGGGCCGATCGTGATGAACACGCGCGCCGAGCTCGAGACGGCGTTCGCCGAGCTGCAGGCGGGGACCTTCCTCAAGCGCGGCTGA
- a CDS encoding heme-binding domain-containing protein, giving the protein MSKRTALVLLGAVAAALVALQLLPVDRSNPPASETVSAPPAVMSILRRACFDCHSHETVWPSYSAVAPISFLVAHDVAEGREHLNFSAWDRYDEQDRAKLRRKAWKEAARGDMPLPIYLPLHSEARLSPADVEQLRLWAEAAPSGGAAGASAAGAEHDSGEQREHDRHD; this is encoded by the coding sequence ATGAGCAAGCGCACCGCTCTCGTCCTGCTCGGCGCCGTCGCCGCCGCGCTCGTCGCCCTGCAGCTCCTCCCGGTCGACCGCTCGAATCCTCCCGCCAGCGAGACAGTGTCGGCGCCCCCGGCGGTGATGTCGATCCTGCGGCGCGCCTGCTTCGACTGCCATTCGCACGAGACGGTCTGGCCGTCGTACAGCGCCGTCGCGCCGATCTCCTTCCTCGTGGCGCACGACGTCGCCGAGGGGCGCGAGCATCTGAACTTCTCCGCCTGGGATCGCTACGACGAACAGGATCGCGCCAAGCTCCGCCGCAAGGCCTGGAAGGAGGCGGCGCGCGGCGACATGCCGCTCCCCATCTACCTGCCGCTGCACTCGGAGGCGCGGTTGAGCCCCGCCGACGTCGAGCAGCTCCGCCTCTGGGCCGAGGCCGCGCCGTCCGGCGGGGCGGCGGGTGCGAGCGCCGCTGGCGCCGAGCACGACTCCGGAGAGCAGCGCGAGCACGACCGGCACGACTGA
- the cydB gene encoding cytochrome d ubiquinol oxidase subunit II gives MQALWFAFAALTLTLYVVLDGFDFGAGAAHLFVARDDRERRQVLAAIGPFWDGNEVWLLAGGGVLFLAFPKVLASGLSGFYLAIFLLLWTLILRGIAIELRSHVDDRMWRSFWDGAFALASTLAPVLLGAALGNVLRGVPLGADGYFALPLFDSFSPRGALGILDWYTLLAGVTALAAITHHGALFLAWKCDAAVAARSRALAARLFPATLVLWLASSIATATVAPALVTGFAARPLAWVCTAIFLGGLATSAMARRQGSDLTAFLGSAAFLLGLLAATAVSLYPTWLRSTLDPAFSLTAQNASSPPRALALGLLWWPVGLLLAIAYFAILLRIHRGRVQAAAEGEGY, from the coding sequence ATGCAAGCGCTCTGGTTCGCCTTCGCCGCGCTGACGCTCACCCTCTACGTCGTCCTCGACGGCTTCGACTTCGGAGCCGGCGCGGCGCATCTCTTCGTCGCCCGTGACGACCGCGAGCGACGGCAGGTGCTCGCCGCGATCGGCCCGTTCTGGGACGGCAACGAGGTCTGGCTGCTCGCCGGCGGCGGCGTGCTCTTCCTCGCCTTCCCCAAGGTCCTCGCCTCGGGGCTCTCCGGCTTCTACCTCGCGATCTTCCTCCTGCTCTGGACGCTCATCCTGCGCGGCATCGCCATCGAGCTCCGCTCGCACGTCGACGACCGGATGTGGCGCTCGTTCTGGGACGGCGCCTTCGCGCTCGCCTCGACGCTCGCCCCGGTACTCCTCGGCGCCGCGCTCGGCAACGTGCTGCGTGGCGTGCCGCTCGGTGCCGACGGCTACTTCGCGCTGCCGCTCTTCGACTCCTTCTCGCCCCGCGGCGCTCTCGGCATCCTCGACTGGTACACCCTGCTCGCCGGGGTGACCGCGCTCGCCGCAATCACCCATCACGGCGCGCTCTTTCTCGCCTGGAAGTGCGACGCCGCGGTGGCCGCGCGCAGCCGCGCGCTCGCCGCCCGGCTCTTCCCGGCGACGCTCGTCCTCTGGCTCGCCAGCTCGATCGCCACCGCGACGGTCGCCCCGGCGCTCGTCACCGGTTTCGCCGCGCGACCGCTCGCCTGGGTCTGCACGGCGATCTTCCTCGGCGGTCTGGCGACGAGCGCCATGGCACGGCGCCAGGGGAGCGACCTCACCGCCTTCCTCGGCTCGGCCGCCTTCCTCCTCGGCCTGCTCGCCGCGACCGCCGTCTCGCTCTACCCGACCTGGCTGCGCTCGACCCTCGACCCGGCCTTCTCGCTCACCGCGCAGAACGCCTCGTCCCCGCCCCGGGCGCTGGCCCTCGGTCTCCTCTGGTGGCCGGTCGGCCTGCTGCTGGCGATCGCCTATTTCGCCATCCTTCTCCGCATCCACCGCGGCCGCGTGCAGGCCGCAGCGGAGGGGGAGGGCTACTGA
- a CDS encoding methyltransferase domain-containing protein, which translates to MPADTPLYFRLLSRLLRPFPDFDFGFIKPVRARAVDALHLRAGDRALDLGCGPGGSLPFLRAAVGPSGEAIGVEISARVAALATRRIERHGWTNVRVVVAPAERAELAGVFDGALMFAAPDVYASDAAWANLRPVLRPGARVALFGAKTSRRRGGWVLNGLLRTMMPRLSFASTPVPTDAPWSAVATELRDIEVREYFFGWMFLATGTWVPEGPVDAASESRRPEGDRTVSTASE; encoded by the coding sequence ATGCCCGCCGACACGCCCCTCTACTTCCGCCTGTTGTCGCGGTTGCTGCGACCCTTTCCGGACTTCGATTTCGGATTCATCAAGCCAGTCCGGGCACGGGCGGTGGACGCCCTTCATCTTCGCGCCGGCGACCGCGCCCTCGACCTCGGTTGCGGCCCCGGGGGGAGTTTGCCGTTCCTGCGTGCGGCCGTGGGGCCGAGTGGCGAGGCGATCGGAGTGGAGATCAGCGCCCGGGTCGCCGCCCTCGCCACCCGCCGGATCGAGCGCCACGGCTGGACCAATGTGCGAGTGGTGGTGGCGCCTGCCGAGCGGGCGGAGCTTGCGGGAGTGTTCGACGGCGCCCTGATGTTTGCGGCCCCCGACGTCTACGCTTCGGACGCCGCGTGGGCGAACCTGCGACCGGTGCTCCGTCCCGGTGCGCGCGTCGCCTTGTTCGGAGCGAAGACGTCGCGCCGACGCGGTGGCTGGGTGCTGAATGGACTGCTCCGAACGATGATGCCGCGCCTGTCGTTCGCGTCGACCCCTGTTCCCACCGATGCGCCGTGGTCGGCGGTCGCGACCGAGCTCCGCGACATCGAAGTCCGCGAGTACTTCTTCGGCTGGATGTTCCTGGCGACGGGGACGTGGGTGCCGGAAGGGCCCGTCGACGCTGCGAGCGAGTCGCGGCGGCCGGAAGGCGACAGGACCGTCTCCACGGCGAGCGAGTAG
- the amrS gene encoding AmmeMemoRadiSam system radical SAM enzyme, producing MAGAGWTRREVLELATRGGLAAGVAPLLPASWALAAAEADGGDPLAGRIARAPVARYWVSADAPEASCRDCHASPPAEAPHRHRPAAVQCLLCAHACVLREGERGRCRARVVVRGELRSLVYGHPVAEHVDPIEKKPFFHFLPGSAAYSFGTAGCPLRCRFCQNWEISQSSPEDHGGASATPEALVARATGRSAPIVAFTYNEPTVFTEYLVDVARAARRRGLRSVLVSCGFMNEAPLAEMIEVLDAIKIDLKGYAPAFYRDVSGAELAPVLRSIRQIARAGRHLEIVNLVVPTLNDADGMLGELVRWVAGELGPDVPLHFSRFHPDYQLQNLPPTPVSTLERARELALAAGVRYAYVGNVPGHPGAHTTCPHCGKVCIERSGIFLTALHLKDGACAFCGTKLAGVWS from the coding sequence ATGGCAGGCGCCGGGTGGACCCGCCGCGAGGTGCTCGAGCTCGCCACCCGCGGCGGGCTGGCGGCGGGTGTCGCACCGCTCCTGCCCGCGTCCTGGGCGCTTGCCGCGGCCGAAGCGGACGGCGGCGATCCCCTCGCGGGGCGGATCGCCCGGGCCCCGGTGGCGCGCTACTGGGTCTCCGCCGACGCTCCGGAGGCCTCCTGCCGCGACTGTCATGCGTCGCCGCCCGCCGAGGCGCCCCACCGCCACCGTCCGGCAGCGGTCCAGTGTCTGCTCTGCGCTCACGCCTGCGTGCTGCGCGAGGGTGAGCGCGGCCGCTGCCGCGCGCGGGTCGTCGTGCGCGGGGAGCTGCGCAGTCTCGTCTACGGCCACCCGGTCGCCGAGCACGTCGATCCGATCGAAAAGAAGCCGTTCTTCCACTTCCTCCCCGGATCGGCGGCCTACTCCTTCGGCACTGCGGGCTGCCCACTGCGCTGCCGCTTCTGCCAGAACTGGGAGATCTCCCAATCCTCGCCCGAGGACCACGGCGGAGCGAGCGCCACGCCGGAGGCGCTGGTCGCGCGGGCCACGGGGCGCAGCGCGCCGATCGTCGCCTTCACCTACAACGAGCCGACGGTCTTCACCGAGTACCTCGTCGATGTCGCACGCGCGGCGCGCCGGCGCGGGTTGCGCTCGGTGCTCGTCTCCTGTGGCTTCATGAACGAGGCGCCGCTCGCCGAGATGATCGAGGTGCTCGACGCGATCAAGATCGACCTCAAGGGCTACGCCCCGGCGTTCTACCGCGACGTCTCCGGCGCCGAGCTCGCCCCGGTGCTGCGCAGCATCCGGCAGATCGCCCGGGCCGGCCGCCACCTCGAGATCGTCAACCTGGTCGTGCCGACGCTCAACGACGCGGACGGGATGCTCGGCGAGCTGGTGCGCTGGGTCGCCGGCGAGCTCGGGCCCGACGTGCCGCTCCACTTCAGCCGCTTCCACCCCGACTACCAGTTGCAGAACCTCCCGCCGACCCCCGTCTCGACGCTCGAGCGCGCCCGCGAGCTGGCGCTCGCCGCCGGCGTGCGCTACGCCTACGTCGGCAACGTGCCCGGCCATCCGGGAGCGCACACCACCTGCCCGCACTGCGGCAAGGTCTGCATCGAGCGCAGCGGCATTTTCCTTACCGCGCTGCACCTGAAGGACGGCGCTTGCGCTTTCTGCGGCACGAAGCTCGCCGGGGTCTGGAGCTGA
- a CDS encoding cytochrome ubiquinol oxidase subunit I yields the protein MSDPLFWHRLQFGFTITYHYLFPQLSMGLALLIVVLKSIGLRTGKPVWDDAARFWIRIFGLSFAMGVVTGIPMEFQFGTNWAGFSARTGAVIGQTLAMEGIFAFFLESSFLALLVWGERRLGRRRHFLAAVALWVGSWLSGYFIVTTNAFMQHPVGYAVGPDGTFAIADLGAYLLNPWGLAQYAHTMMGATATGAFVMAALGAYWTLRGEHAAVARVSLATGVGAALVASLLVAMPTGHEQGRLVAAHQPVTLAAMEGRFASGTHAPLAMIGQPNLAARKLDNPIELPSVLSFIAYGDFSANVRGLDAFPEGDWPTNIELLYYAFHIMVGLGTLLIALSGLATLLLWRGRLATNRWLLWILAFTFPFPFIANTAGWLTAELGRQPWLVYGLMRTAEGGSPTVHGGTTLFTTLGFAGLYLVLGLLFLSLVAREVGHGPHRPHALDAPAPGQS from the coding sequence TTGAGCGACCCACTGTTCTGGCATCGCCTGCAGTTCGGCTTCACCATCACGTATCACTACCTCTTCCCGCAACTCTCGATGGGGCTCGCGCTGCTCATCGTCGTCTTGAAGTCGATCGGCCTGCGCACCGGCAAGCCGGTGTGGGACGACGCCGCGCGCTTCTGGATCCGCATCTTCGGTCTCTCCTTCGCCATGGGGGTGGTGACCGGGATTCCGATGGAGTTCCAGTTCGGCACGAACTGGGCTGGCTTCTCGGCCAGGACCGGCGCCGTGATCGGACAGACGCTGGCGATGGAGGGGATCTTCGCCTTCTTCCTCGAGTCGAGCTTCCTTGCCCTGCTGGTCTGGGGGGAGCGCCGCCTCGGCCGCCGGCGGCACTTCCTCGCCGCCGTGGCGTTGTGGGTGGGAAGCTGGCTCTCCGGCTATTTCATCGTCACCACCAACGCCTTCATGCAGCACCCGGTCGGCTACGCGGTGGGCCCCGACGGCACCTTCGCCATCGCCGATCTCGGCGCCTATCTGCTCAACCCCTGGGGGCTCGCGCAGTACGCGCACACGATGATGGGCGCCACCGCCACCGGCGCCTTCGTCATGGCCGCTCTCGGCGCCTATTGGACACTGCGCGGCGAGCACGCGGCGGTCGCTCGCGTCTCGCTCGCCACCGGTGTCGGCGCGGCGCTCGTCGCCTCGCTTCTGGTAGCGATGCCGACCGGACACGAGCAGGGTCGCCTCGTCGCCGCTCACCAGCCAGTGACCCTCGCCGCGATGGAGGGCCGCTTCGCCAGCGGGACGCACGCGCCGCTCGCCATGATCGGCCAGCCGAATCTCGCGGCGCGCAAGCTCGACAACCCGATCGAGCTGCCGTCGGTCCTCTCCTTCATCGCCTACGGCGACTTCTCGGCGAACGTGCGCGGGCTCGACGCCTTCCCCGAAGGCGACTGGCCGACGAACATCGAGCTGCTCTACTACGCCTTCCACATCATGGTCGGGCTGGGGACCCTCCTCATCGCGCTCTCCGGGCTTGCCACACTCCTGCTCTGGCGCGGTCGACTGGCAACGAACCGGTGGCTCCTCTGGATCCTCGCCTTCACCTTCCCGTTCCCCTTCATCGCCAACACGGCCGGCTGGCTCACCGCCGAGCTCGGCCGACAGCCCTGGCTGGTCTACGGACTGATGCGCACCGCCGAGGGCGGCTCGCCGACGGTGCACGGCGGCACGACGCTCTTCACCACGCTGGGCTTCGCCGGTCTCTACCTCGTGCTCGGGCTGCTCTTCCTCTCGCTCGTTGCCCGCGAGGTCGGCCACGGCCCTCACCGTCCGCACGCCCTCGACGCTCCGGCGCCGGGCCAGAGCTGA